The Plectropomus leopardus isolate mb chromosome 7, YSFRI_Pleo_2.0, whole genome shotgun sequence genome window below encodes:
- the LOC121945349 gene encoding scavenger receptor cysteine-rich type 1 protein M130-like, protein MVHLLVLLLMLWSSGLQANGNYNSTESVRMVGGKSHCAGRLEVKRDVWKPVSHHLWTLKEAVAACRELDCGSVVSAQPEDESSIISVWRISSNCVQSGSALRKCVTYDFSSSILNLTCSDFIRLVNGTSLCSGRLEVKPNQSPQSKQWSSVCEADFDLQDAEVVCRELGCGAPSVLQGALYGEVEAPVWTKEFQCEGHESALLDCRSSERNTCSSGRAVGLTCSEPVRLVGGESRCAGRLEVKHQGNWRPVDNSVWTLKEAAFVCKELHCGSAVSAVESVESSVRSVWKVRPHCGLSRSALRECLSSASSRSLLNLTCSDSIRLVNGNSLCSGRLEVKSNQSDQRWSSMCEADFDLQDAEVVCRELGCGAPSVLQGALYGEVKAPVWTKEFQCEGHESALLDCRSSERNTCSPDRAVELTCSEPVRLVGGESRCAGTLEVKQGDWRRVGNTDWTLKEAAVACGEMDCGSAVSVGRGKKSPDKNVLLIRYNFVQSGSVLRESVTPGFAFFILTLTCSDLLLQPNICVSTMDGVCEAQQQGFQVSKGSNFTICCSIQPQYPGGSFQLTFTSINSAQKYTQPAVNHSANFLFPDAEPAHQGSYSCVYHILVFSHNFSSESRLLSLTVSESDPEPLIMKMVILLMTLLLVNTVLYFYRKAIIGQKAGRQENIQLDYYNMGVSAAERGQSAGVCD, encoded by the exons ATGGTTCACCTGTTGGTGCTGTTGCTGATGCTGTGGAGCTCAG GACTCCAGGCTAATGGAAATTACAACTCAACAG aGTCTGTTCGAATGGTGGGAGGAAAGAGTCACTGTGCGGGAAGACTGGAGGTGAAACGTGACGTTTGGAAACCAGTGAGTCACCATTTATGGACCCTGAAGGAAGCAGTTGCTGCCTGTAGAGAGCTGGACTGTGGATCTGTTGTTTCTGCACAACCCGAAGATGAGTCCTCAATCATATCTGTGTGGAGGATCAGCTCAAACTGTGTTCAGTCTGGATCTGCTCTGAGGAAGTGTGTAACATACGatttctcttcctccatcctGAATCTCACCTGCTCTG ACTTCATCAGGTTGGTGAATGGAACCAGTCTGTGCTCAGGCAGACTGGAGGTGAAGCCTAACCAGTCTCCCCAGTCGAAGCAGTGGTCCTCAGTGTGTGAAGCTGACTTTGACCTGCAGGATGCAGAGGTGGTCTGCAGGGAACTTGGCTGTGGAGCTCCCTCAGTCCTCCAGGGGGCGCTCTATGGAGAAGTGGAGGCACCAGTGTGGACCAAAGAGTTCCAGTGTGAAGGCCATGAGTCTGCTCTCCTGGACTGTAGAAGCTCAGAAAGAAACACCTGCTCATCTGGCAGAGCTGTTGGACTCACCTGCTCAG AGCCTGTCAGATTGGTAGGAGGAGAGAGTCGCTGTGCAGGAAGACTGGAGGTAAAACACCAAGGAAACTGGAGACCAGTGGATAACTCTGTCTGGACCCTGAAGGAAGCAGCTTTTGTATGTAAAGAACTGCACTGTGGTTCTGCTGTTTCTGCAGTAGAGAGTGTGGAGTCCTCAGTCAGATCTGTGTGGAAGGTCAGACCTCACTGTGGTCTGTCCAGATCTGCTCTGAGGGAGTGTTTATCATCAGCTTCCTCTCGCTCTTTGCTGAATCTCACCTGCTCTG ACTCCATCAGGCTGGTGAATGGGAATAGTCTGTGCTCAGGCAGACTGGAGGTGAAGTCTAACCAGTCTGACCAGAGGTGGTCCTCGATGTGTGAAGCTGACTTTGACCTGCAGGATGCAGAGGTGGTCTGCAGGGAACTTGGCTGTGGGGCTCCTTCAGTCCTTCAGGGGGCACTCTATGGAGAAGTGAAGGCGCCAGTGTGGACCAAAGAGTTCCAGTGTGAAGGCCATGAGTCTGCTCTCCTGGACTGTAGAAGCTCAGAGAGAAACACCTGCTCACCTGACAGAGCTGTTGAACTCACCTGCTCAG AGCCTGTCAGGTTGGTGGGAGGAGAGAGTCGCTGTGCAGGAACACTGGAAGTGAAACAGGGAGACTGGAGACGAGTAGGTAACACTGACTGGACCCTGAAGGAAGCAGCTGTTGCCTGTGGGGAAATGGACTGTGGCTCTGCTGTTTCTGTAGGACGGGGAAAGAAGTCCCCAGACAAAAATGTGTTGCTCATCAGGTATAACTTTGTTCAGTCTGGATCTGTTCTGAGGGAGAGTGTAACACCAGGCTTCGCTTTCTTCATCCTGACTCTCACCTGCTCAG ACCTGCTGCTTCAGCCCAACATCTGTGTATCCACTATGGATGGGGTCTGCGAGGCCCAGCAGCAGGGGTTTCAGGTGTCCAAGGGGTCAAACTTCACCATCTGCTGCTCCATCCAGCCACAGTACCCAGGAGGCTCCTTCCAGCTCACCTTTACATCCATCAACTCAGCACAAAAGTACACCCAACCTGCTGTCAATCACTCtgccaacttcctgtttcctgaTGCAGAACCCGCTCACCAAGGAAGCTACAGCTGTGTTTATCACATCCTTGTTTTTTCTCACAACTTCTCCTCTGAGAGCCGTCTGCTGTCACTCACTGTCTCAG AATCAGATCCAGAACCCCTTATCATGAAAATGGTCATCCTGCTGATGACTCTGCTGTTGGTGAACACTGTGCTGTACTTCTACCGTAAG GCAATTATAGGGCAGAAGGCAGGCAGACAGGAGAACATTCAGCTGGACTATTACAACATGGGTGTTTCTGCAGCGGAAAGAGGGCAATCTGCTGGTGTTTGTGATTGA